The Rattus rattus isolate New Zealand chromosome 1, Rrattus_CSIRO_v1, whole genome shotgun sequence genome includes a region encoding these proteins:
- the LOC116887402 gene encoding 40S ribosomal protein S12-like yields the protein MAEEGIAAGAVMDVNIALLEVLKTAFIHDGLAHGVHEAAKALDKRQALLCVLASNSDEPVYVKRVEVLCAEHKINLIKVGDKEPGEWVGLCKID from the coding sequence ATGGCTGAGGAAGGCATAGCGGCCGGAGCTGTAATGGACGTCAACATTGCTCTACTAGAAGTGTTGAAGACTGCCTTCATCCATGATGGCCTAGCACATGGCGTACACGAAGCTGCCAAAGCCTTAGACAAGCGCCAAGCCCTTCTCTGTGTGCTTGCATCCAACTCTGATGAGCCTGTGTATGTCAAGCGCGTGGAGGTGCTTTGTGCTGAGCACAAAATCAACCTGATAAAGGTTGGCGACAAGGAACCAGGGGAATGGGTAGGCCTCTGTAAAATCGATTGA